CGCAGTCGGGTCCGTTCGCCAACATCGGCCTCAACATCCTGCACACGCTGCAGTTCCTCGCGGAACGCGACGGCGGCAAGAACAACCCGGCCGGCGTGAAGTTCGAGATGGTGCCGTTCGACAACAAGATGTCGGGCCCGGAAAGCCTGAACGTGCTGAAGGCCGCCATCGACCAGGGCATCCGCTACGTGGTGCAGGGCGGCTCGGGCTCCGGCGTGGCCGGCGCGCTGATCGACGCCATCAACAAGCACAACGAACGCAACCCCGGCAAGGAAGTCGTCTACCTGAACTACGCCGCGGTGGACCCCGACCTCACCAACAGCAAGTGCAGCTTCTGGCACTTCAGCTTCGACGCCAACACGGTGATGAAGATGGAAGCCATCGGCACCGCCATCAAGGACGACAAGAACGTCAAGAAGGTCTACCTGCTGAACCAGAACTACGGCCACGGCCAGCAGGTCACCAAGTACGCCAAGGAAATCCTGGCGCGCAAGGCCCCGAACGTGCAGATCGTCGGTGAAGAGCTTCACCCGTTCGGCCAGGTGAAGGACTTCGCCCCGTACATCGCCAAGATCAAGGCGTCGGGCGCCGACACCATCATCACCGGCAACTTCGGCAACGACCTGTCGCTGGTGTTCAAGGCCGCGAAGGACGCCGGCCTCGACGTCAACTTCTACACCTACTACGCCGGCGCCGCGGGCACGCCCACGGCCATCGGCAACACCGGCCTCGGCAAGATCAAGTTCGTGTACCCCACGTACTCGAACCTGCCGTCGAAGGAGTACCAGGACCTGTTCAAGGCCTTCGGCCAGAAGTTCCCGAACGAGTCGTTCGCCACCTCCCCGGCCTACAACATCTTCAAGGCACTGCCGCTGGCGATGGCCAAGGCCAAGTCCACCGACCCGGTGAAGGTCGCGAAGGC
This genomic stretch from Piscinibacter gummiphilus harbors:
- a CDS encoding branched-chain amino acid ABC transporter substrate-binding protein; translated protein: MKLVKNMLAAAATSALLLGAGGAYAQAGETVRIAVIDPQSGPFANIGLNILHTLQFLAERDGGKNNPAGVKFEMVPFDNKMSGPESLNVLKAAIDQGIRYVVQGGSGSGVAGALIDAINKHNERNPGKEVVYLNYAAVDPDLTNSKCSFWHFSFDANTVMKMEAIGTAIKDDKNVKKVYLLNQNYGHGQQVTKYAKEILARKAPNVQIVGEELHPFGQVKDFAPYIAKIKASGADTIITGNFGNDLSLVFKAAKDAGLDVNFYTYYAGAAGTPTAIGNTGLGKIKFVYPTYSNLPSKEYQDLFKAFGQKFPNESFATSPAYNIFKALPLAMAKAKSTDPVKVAKAMENLTFKSFTGDVTMRGSDHQLQQPLYLATWNKVDAKNPIDIEKTGNTWTMEKTFESYISSTPTTCQMKRPA